From the Litorilinea aerophila genome, one window contains:
- a CDS encoding YheT family hydrolase, with protein MMQLRHPSPSTFRPFRPHPWVRSARAQTLLARWTPRSVAVLRRLEQPILLDAGRDVTGMDPRGRVRLLGYYVPHQAEGASRGLVLTLHGWEGCSHSSYNLVLCRALAQAGYDVFRLNLRDHGPGYHVDPYALNPGLFLGTLLDEVAVAVGRVAEMADRRPFYIVGASLGGNFALRLAIRHRAVPFPNLRRVVAICPAVNPARASDNIDAHRDVRFYFRRRWVRSLLAKERLFPERYHFGPLLKLPRLREMTEWLVRHYTPYRDADDYFRRYTVHDALLQRLTVPTTIIATADDTVIPVVDLQALTPHPLLDLQIYPVGGHVGFVDLFPFKHCLPELLLAALAEDEADEG; from the coding sequence ATGATGCAACTTCGCCACCCATCGCCATCCACCTTCCGGCCCTTTCGGCCTCATCCGTGGGTCCGTTCGGCCCGGGCCCAGACCTTGCTGGCCCGGTGGACGCCGCGCAGCGTGGCGGTGCTCCGGCGGCTGGAGCAGCCGATCCTGCTGGATGCAGGCCGGGATGTCACCGGCATGGATCCCCGAGGACGGGTGCGGCTCCTGGGGTACTACGTGCCCCACCAGGCGGAGGGAGCCAGCCGGGGGCTGGTCCTGACCCTGCACGGTTGGGAAGGTTGTAGCCACTCGTCCTACAACCTGGTCCTCTGTCGGGCGCTGGCCCAGGCCGGGTATGATGTCTTTCGGCTCAACCTGCGGGATCACGGGCCCGGCTACCACGTGGATCCGTACGCGCTGAATCCCGGCCTCTTCCTGGGGACCCTCCTGGACGAGGTGGCTGTGGCGGTAGGGCGGGTGGCAGAGATGGCGGACCGTCGCCCCTTCTACATCGTGGGCGCCTCTTTGGGCGGCAACTTTGCCCTGCGCCTGGCCATCCGCCATCGGGCGGTCCCCTTCCCCAACCTGCGCCGGGTCGTGGCCATCTGCCCGGCGGTGAACCCGGCCCGGGCCTCGGACAACATCGACGCCCATCGGGATGTGCGCTTCTATTTCCGCCGGCGCTGGGTCCGTTCCCTGCTGGCCAAAGAGCGCCTCTTCCCGGAGCGTTACCACTTCGGCCCCCTCTTGAAACTGCCCCGGCTGCGGGAGATGACCGAGTGGCTGGTGCGCCACTACACGCCCTACCGGGATGCGGACGACTACTTCCGCCGCTACACAGTCCACGACGCCCTGCTGCAGCGCCTGACCGTGCCCACCACCATCATCGCCACCGCCGACGACACGGTCATCCCTGTGGTCGACCTCCAGGCCCTGACCCCCCACCCCCTGCTGGATCTTCAGATTTACCCGGTGGGCGGCCACGTGGGCTTTGTGGATCTTTTCCCCTTCAAGCATTGCCTGCCCGAGCTGTTGCTGGCTGCGCTGGCCGAAGACGAGGCCGACGAGGGGTAG
- a CDS encoding quinate 5-dehydrogenase, with the protein MKRAVSISLGSSRRDHAIETTLLGVPIRLERVGCDGNLRLARERFLALDGQVDAFGVGGADLQLQVEDRVYPLYAVQKLVAGLRTPAVDGGGIRRVVERQLVPRLEAQLPVPIQPRRVLIGTAVARYDLACSFEAAGYEAIYGDFGFGLGLPIPIRSLATVRRLARLLMPIMGRLPFHWLYPTGDKQDEIVPRFQAWYRWATVIADDFHYLKKHLPERLDGKIVVTNTTTPQDVELLRERGVAYLCTITPRLEGRTFGTNVMEAALTAIAGQGRPLTPPELRAMLREEDLTPTVLALNP; encoded by the coding sequence ATGAAACGCGCGGTCTCCATCAGCCTGGGCAGCAGCCGCCGGGATCATGCCATCGAGACGACCCTGCTGGGGGTGCCCATCCGCCTGGAGCGGGTGGGCTGTGACGGCAACCTGCGCCTGGCCCGGGAGCGCTTCCTGGCCCTGGACGGCCAGGTGGATGCCTTCGGCGTGGGCGGCGCGGACCTGCAGCTCCAGGTGGAGGACCGGGTCTATCCCCTGTATGCGGTGCAAAAGCTGGTGGCCGGCCTGCGCACGCCCGCGGTGGACGGCGGCGGCATCCGCCGGGTGGTGGAGCGTCAGCTGGTCCCCCGCCTGGAAGCCCAGCTGCCCGTGCCCATCCAGCCCCGGCGGGTCCTGATCGGCACGGCCGTGGCCCGCTATGACCTGGCCTGCAGCTTTGAGGCGGCCGGCTACGAGGCCATCTACGGCGACTTCGGCTTTGGCCTGGGCCTGCCCATCCCCATCCGCAGCCTGGCCACCGTCCGTCGGCTGGCCCGGCTGCTCATGCCCATCATGGGGCGTCTCCCCTTCCACTGGCTCTACCCCACGGGCGACAAGCAGGACGAGATCGTGCCCCGCTTCCAGGCCTGGTACCGCTGGGCCACGGTCATCGCCGACGACTTCCACTACCTCAAGAAACATCTGCCTGAACGCCTGGACGGCAAGATCGTGGTCACCAACACCACCACGCCCCAGGACGTGGAGCTGTTGCGCGAGCGGGGCGTGGCCTACCTCTGCACCATCACCCCCCGGCTGGAAGGGCGCACCTTCGGCACCAACGTCATGGAAGCGGCCCTCACCGCCATCGCCGGCCAGGGTCGGCCGTTGACACCCCCGGAATTGCGCGCTATGCTGAGGGAGGAGGACCTGACGCCCACGGTGCTGGCGTTGAATCCGTAA
- a CDS encoding CBS domain-containing protein: MAGETFDVILTHEHTDFDALASLLAAALLFPEALPVLPRQLNRNVRDFLALHKNHLPFLTDRELPRGRVRRAILVDTQSANWVKGMDENVELFIIDHHPADGDQSRASRFWFEPVGANTTILVEKLMEQGQDLTPVQATLLALGIHEDTGSLTYSSTTHRDARCLAWLLQPEHHVNLEVVAQFLHHPLSEAQRALLEQLIAHSEFLEVAGHTIVIAQATAPEFKEEISALASRLRDFHETDAVFLVIDLGDIVQVVARSTTDEIDVGKVAEGLGGGGHTRAAAAPVHGPGVNTQTVRDRIVALVEQHSRSALTVGDIMSAGRPQILRPHMTIQEALELMQRYGHEGFPVVEELPDGREVLLGVLTRREADRAVSHRLGNEPVTRFMRAGQVTVRPDDAVSTLRRRMIESNWGQIPVVDDQGHIIGIVTRTDLIKLWDEKALPRRHAEEIAARLQSSLTPVQHHLLALIGDEVDQMGYTVYVVGGFVRDLLLGTRQAGSLALDMDIVIEGNAIEFAQRMQRLYGGRVVPHRRFGTAKWLLDDPDHPVDREKLLAGLEATEKEAADLPPHLDFVTARTEFYTEPTALPTVERSSIKLDLHRRDFTINTLAVCLNPERWGELLDFYGGLNDLNAGIIRVLHSLSFVDDPTRILRAVRYEQRFRFRIEPRTLELLQDALELLDRVSPARLRHEFERILQEEEPERTLARLAELGVLARIHPELEVDEWLADRFARLRAALAAPPEDPESDPALREEAIERLYWGLLVFRLTPKANQALFRRLGLRGETQRLVQGLMTFRAHLEELDTPGLPASRAVAILDEVRPAAVALAAIACADRPQIQQVYRQYRDVWRHVQPELDGNDLIALGLPRGPLYRRILTALRAARLDGKIQSREEEVEMALALAAEAGADKVQRTARSRAQEHGQAGKGI; this comes from the coding sequence ATGGCCGGCGAAACCTTCGATGTCATCCTCACCCACGAGCACACAGACTTCGACGCGCTGGCGTCCCTGCTCGCGGCGGCGCTGCTCTTTCCAGAGGCGCTGCCGGTGTTGCCCCGCCAGCTCAACCGCAACGTGCGGGATTTTCTGGCCCTCCACAAGAACCACCTGCCCTTCCTCACCGACCGGGAGCTGCCCCGGGGCCGGGTGCGGCGAGCCATTTTGGTGGACACCCAGTCGGCCAACTGGGTCAAGGGGATGGATGAAAACGTAGAGCTCTTCATCATCGATCACCACCCGGCGGATGGCGACCAGAGCCGGGCCAGCCGCTTCTGGTTCGAGCCGGTGGGCGCCAACACCACCATCCTGGTGGAGAAGCTCATGGAACAGGGGCAAGATCTGACCCCGGTCCAGGCCACCCTGCTGGCCCTGGGCATCCACGAGGACACGGGCAGCCTCACCTATTCGTCCACCACCCACCGGGACGCGCGCTGTCTGGCCTGGCTGCTGCAGCCCGAACATCACGTAAACCTGGAGGTGGTGGCCCAGTTCCTCCACCACCCCCTGAGCGAGGCCCAGCGGGCCCTGCTGGAACAGCTCATCGCCCACAGCGAATTCCTGGAAGTGGCCGGCCACACCATCGTCATCGCCCAGGCCACCGCGCCGGAGTTCAAGGAGGAGATCAGCGCGCTGGCCAGTCGCCTGCGGGATTTCCACGAGACCGATGCGGTTTTCCTGGTCATCGACCTGGGCGACATCGTCCAGGTGGTGGCCCGCAGCACCACCGACGAGATCGACGTGGGCAAGGTGGCCGAGGGATTGGGCGGCGGCGGACATACCCGCGCGGCCGCGGCGCCGGTCCACGGCCCGGGCGTGAACACCCAGACGGTGCGCGACCGCATCGTGGCCCTGGTGGAGCAACACAGCCGCTCGGCCTTGACGGTGGGGGACATCATGAGCGCGGGCCGCCCCCAGATCCTGCGCCCCCACATGACCATCCAAGAGGCCCTGGAACTCATGCAGCGGTACGGCCACGAAGGCTTCCCCGTGGTGGAAGAGCTGCCCGACGGCCGAGAGGTGCTGCTGGGCGTCCTCACCCGGCGGGAGGCGGACCGGGCCGTCAGCCACAGGTTGGGCAACGAGCCGGTCACCCGCTTCATGCGAGCCGGCCAGGTGACCGTGCGCCCCGACGACGCCGTCTCCACCCTGCGGCGGCGGATGATCGAGAGCAACTGGGGCCAGATCCCGGTGGTGGACGACCAGGGCCACATCATCGGCATCGTCACCCGCACCGACCTGATCAAGCTCTGGGACGAGAAGGCCCTGCCCCGGCGCCATGCCGAGGAAATTGCTGCCCGGCTCCAGTCCAGCCTGACGCCGGTACAACACCACCTGCTGGCGCTGATCGGCGATGAGGTGGACCAGATGGGCTACACCGTCTACGTGGTAGGCGGCTTTGTGCGGGATCTGCTCCTGGGCACCCGGCAGGCAGGGAGCCTGGCCCTGGACATGGACATCGTCATCGAGGGCAATGCCATCGAGTTCGCCCAGCGCATGCAGCGCCTCTACGGCGGGCGGGTAGTGCCCCATCGCCGCTTTGGCACGGCCAAGTGGCTGCTGGACGACCCGGATCACCCGGTGGACCGGGAAAAGCTGCTGGCCGGGCTAGAGGCAACGGAGAAAGAGGCGGCGGACCTGCCCCCGCACCTGGATTTCGTCACGGCCCGGACGGAGTTTTACACCGAGCCTACCGCCCTGCCTACGGTGGAGCGCAGCAGCATCAAGCTGGACCTCCACCGCCGGGACTTCACCATCAACACCCTGGCCGTCTGCCTGAACCCGGAACGGTGGGGGGAATTGCTGGACTTCTACGGCGGCCTGAACGACCTCAACGCGGGCATCATCCGGGTGCTCCACAGCCTCAGCTTCGTGGACGATCCCACCCGCATCCTGCGGGCCGTGCGCTACGAGCAGCGCTTCCGCTTCCGCATCGAGCCCCGCACCCTGGAGCTGCTTCAAGATGCCCTGGAGCTGCTGGATCGGGTGTCGCCGGCCCGGCTGCGCCATGAATTTGAACGCATCCTCCAGGAAGAGGAGCCAGAGCGCACCCTGGCCCGGCTGGCAGAGCTGGGCGTGTTGGCCCGCATTCACCCCGAGCTGGAGGTGGACGAATGGCTGGCCGACCGCTTCGCCCGCCTGCGGGCTGCCCTGGCCGCCCCGCCCGAAGACCCGGAGAGCGACCCGGCCCTCCGGGAAGAGGCCATCGAGCGCCTCTACTGGGGGCTGCTGGTCTTCCGGCTCACGCCCAAGGCCAACCAGGCCCTCTTCCGCCGCCTGGGCCTGCGGGGAGAGACCCAGCGGCTGGTCCAGGGGCTGATGACCTTCCGGGCGCACCTGGAGGAGCTGGACACGCCCGGGTTGCCGGCCAGCCGGGCGGTGGCCATCCTGGATGAGGTGCGGCCGGCAGCTGTGGCCCTGGCGGCCATCGCCTGCGCCGACCGGCCCCAGATCCAGCAGGTGTACCGCCAGTATCGAGACGTCTGGCGCCATGTCCAGCCCGAGCTGGACGGCAATGACCTGATCGCCCTGGGGCTGCCCCGGGGCCCCCTGTACCGGCGCATCCTGACGGCCCTGCGGGCAGCCCGCCTGGATGGCAAGATCCAGAGCCGGGAAGAGGAGGTGGAGATGGCCCTGGCCCTCGCGGCGGAGGCAGGCGCGGACAAGGTCCAGCGCACCGCCAGGAGCCGGGCCCAGGAGCATGGGCAGGCCGGGAAGGGGATCTGA
- a CDS encoding 8-oxoguanine deaminase has product MAIKNGARTVIEHAEMLVTMDAQRREIRDGAVVIEENAIVWVGPTAQLPPELVREDARRIQARGQIVLPGFVNTHHHFYQTLTRVIPAAQDAVLFDWLKTLYPIWAELRPEDVRVSTQLALVELLLSGCTTSSDHHYLWPNGSRLDDQFEAAEQVGVRFHGARGSMSLGESQGGLPPDRVTEDEESILQDCRRVVEAYHDSRRFAMRRVVLAPCSPFSVTGELMRESAALARSFGPEANVHLHTHLAETLDEERFCLERFGQRPVEYAGALDWMGDDVWHAHCVHLNQEEIGHFARTHTGVAHCPTSNMRLASGIAPVRALCAAGVPVGLGVDGSASNDSSHMLAEVRQTLLLQRVLGDPQAMTARQALELATLGGAAVLGRDDIGALAPGMAADIIAFDLNALAYAGGAVHDPVAALVFCHPQPVTWAMVNGRLLVEGGEVRTVDLPTLVAQHNQAARALLARAGYA; this is encoded by the coding sequence ATGGCCATCAAAAACGGGGCCAGAACGGTCATCGAACACGCAGAGATGCTGGTCACCATGGACGCCCAGCGCCGGGAGATCCGGGATGGCGCCGTGGTGATCGAGGAGAACGCCATCGTGTGGGTAGGCCCCACGGCACAACTGCCGCCGGAACTGGTGCGGGAGGATGCCCGCCGTATCCAGGCCCGGGGCCAGATCGTGCTGCCCGGCTTCGTGAACACCCACCACCACTTCTACCAGACCCTTACCCGGGTGATCCCGGCCGCCCAGGACGCAGTCCTCTTCGACTGGCTCAAAACCCTCTACCCCATCTGGGCCGAGCTGCGGCCGGAAGATGTGCGGGTGAGCACCCAGCTGGCCCTGGTAGAGCTGCTCCTGAGCGGCTGCACCACCAGCAGCGATCACCACTACCTTTGGCCCAACGGCAGCCGGCTGGACGACCAGTTCGAAGCGGCCGAGCAGGTGGGCGTCCGCTTCCATGGCGCGCGGGGGAGCATGAGCCTGGGCGAAAGCCAGGGCGGTCTCCCCCCGGACCGGGTCACCGAGGACGAGGAGTCGATCTTACAGGACTGCCGGCGGGTGGTGGAGGCGTACCACGACAGCCGGCGCTTTGCCATGCGCCGGGTGGTCCTGGCGCCCTGCAGCCCCTTCAGCGTCACCGGGGAGCTCATGCGGGAGAGCGCGGCCCTGGCCCGCAGCTTCGGGCCGGAAGCCAACGTCCACCTCCACACCCACCTGGCCGAGACCCTGGACGAGGAGCGCTTCTGCCTGGAGCGCTTCGGCCAGCGGCCGGTGGAGTATGCCGGGGCGCTGGATTGGATGGGCGATGACGTGTGGCATGCCCACTGTGTCCACCTGAACCAGGAGGAAATCGGCCACTTCGCCCGCACCCACACCGGCGTGGCCCACTGCCCCACCAGCAACATGCGCCTGGCCAGCGGCATTGCCCCCGTGCGCGCCCTCTGTGCAGCCGGGGTGCCCGTGGGTCTGGGCGTGGACGGCAGCGCCAGCAACGACAGCAGCCACATGCTGGCCGAAGTACGCCAGACGCTGCTCCTGCAGCGGGTGCTGGGGGATCCCCAGGCCATGACCGCACGCCAGGCCCTGGAGCTGGCCACCCTGGGCGGCGCCGCGGTCCTGGGCCGGGACGACATCGGCGCGCTGGCGCCGGGCATGGCCGCGGACATCATCGCCTTTGACCTCAACGCCCTGGCCTACGCGGGCGGCGCCGTCCACGACCCGGTGGCGGCGCTGGTCTTCTGCCACCCCCAGCCGGTGACCTGGGCCATGGTCAACGGACGCCTGCTGGTGGAGGGGGGCGAGGTGCGCACGGTGGATTTGCCGACCCTGGTGGCTCAACATAACCAGGCCGCGCGGGCGCTGCTGGCCCGGGCGGGCTACGCCTGA
- a CDS encoding aminotransferase class I/II-fold pyridoxal phosphate-dependent enzyme, producing MLKRSKDMHVSPDWSTTDGVDAVANGSDTPPPQDGFTARIEALWERIENAKAEKVYYYLQPIDEIDGPWVQTENQRKLMFATYSYLGLLKHPRIIQAAQAAAEKYGTGTHGVRILGGTLDLHVALEERIARFAGREDAIVYSSGYVTNLATISTLVGRGDWVISDRWNHASIVDGCILAQGKFKRFRHNDMDDLERVLKHAPASAGKLVVADAVFSMDGDIFNLPDAVALCRKYNARLMVDEAHSLGVLGATGRGIEEHFDMPGAVDIKMGTLSKTIPGIGGYIAGDRKLITYLRHSARGFVFSAALPPQVTAAILTAFDVLEEEGVALNRILQRNVEHFISGLKAAGFDTGMTCTPIVPIMVQTEERAMGMTKYCQDHGIFVLPVLPPAVPEGTARLRANVTAAHTPEDIDFALEVFVQAGKQVGVI from the coding sequence ATGCTCAAACGCTCAAAGGACATGCACGTAAGCCCCGACTGGTCAACGACTGACGGCGTCGACGCCGTCGCCAATGGGTCTGACACCCCCCCACCCCAGGATGGATTCACCGCCCGGATCGAGGCGCTGTGGGAGCGCATCGAGAACGCCAAGGCGGAGAAAGTTTACTATTACCTGCAACCCATCGACGAAATCGATGGCCCTTGGGTCCAGACGGAAAACCAGCGCAAACTCATGTTTGCCACCTACAGCTACCTGGGCCTGTTGAAACACCCCCGCATTATCCAGGCGGCCCAGGCTGCAGCGGAGAAGTACGGCACCGGCACCCACGGCGTGCGTATCCTGGGTGGTACCCTGGACCTCCACGTGGCCCTGGAGGAGCGCATTGCCCGGTTCGCCGGCCGGGAAGATGCCATCGTCTACAGCAGCGGTTACGTCACCAACCTGGCCACCATCAGCACCCTGGTGGGCCGGGGCGACTGGGTGATCTCGGACCGGTGGAACCATGCCAGCATCGTGGATGGCTGCATCCTGGCCCAGGGCAAGTTCAAGCGCTTCCGCCACAACGACATGGACGACCTGGAGCGGGTCTTGAAACATGCACCCGCCAGTGCCGGTAAACTGGTGGTGGCGGACGCGGTCTTCAGCATGGATGGCGACATTTTCAACCTTCCCGACGCGGTGGCGCTCTGCCGCAAGTATAACGCACGGCTGATGGTGGACGAAGCCCACAGCCTGGGCGTGCTGGGGGCCACGGGCCGGGGCATCGAGGAGCACTTCGACATGCCCGGCGCCGTGGACATCAAAATGGGCACCCTGAGCAAGACCATCCCCGGCATCGGCGGCTACATCGCCGGCGACCGCAAGCTGATCACCTACCTGCGCCACTCGGCCCGGGGTTTCGTCTTCAGCGCGGCCCTACCCCCCCAGGTCACCGCCGCCATCCTGACCGCCTTCGACGTGCTGGAGGAGGAGGGCGTGGCCCTGAACCGCATCCTCCAACGCAACGTGGAGCACTTCATCAGCGGCCTCAAGGCGGCCGGCTTCGACACGGGCATGACCTGCACCCCCATCGTGCCCATCATGGTGCAGACGGAAGAGCGGGCCATGGGCATGACCAAGTACTGCCAGGACCACGGCATCTTCGTCCTGCCGGTGCTGCCACCCGCGGTCCCCGAGGGCACAGCACGGCTGCGGGCCAACGTGACCGCGGCCCACACGCCCGAGGATATCGACTTTGCCCTGGAGGTCTTCGTCCAGGCGGGCAAGCAGGTAGGCGTCATCTGA
- the rfbD gene encoding dTDP-4-dehydrorhamnose reductase, with the protein MHILIVGGRGQLGRAFHAVLAGQAGHTVTVWQRPEHDITRPQVAQEVAALAPDLVINAAAWTHVDGAEAEPDAAYAANALGPAYLAEGCERCGATLVQISTNEVFAGEPGRFYREYDLPAPASVYARSKHAGEVAASRLLRRLYIVRVAWLFGPGGNNFPTKIAAAADRAAREGGTLRLVADEFGNPTYAPDVAQATMQLVESGHYGIYHLVNEGCASRLEFARAVLEGSGRGQVPFTPISAEEWPRPAPPPRHAVLVNQAAAALGIRLRPWQEALAAYLQVEPNLQPRSTREATP; encoded by the coding sequence ATGCATATCTTGATCGTCGGTGGTAGGGGACAGTTGGGTCGGGCCTTTCACGCGGTGCTTGCCGGGCAGGCCGGCCATACGGTGACGGTGTGGCAGCGGCCCGAGCACGACATCACCCGGCCCCAGGTGGCCCAGGAGGTGGCTGCCCTGGCGCCGGATCTGGTCATCAACGCCGCGGCCTGGACCCACGTGGATGGGGCCGAAGCCGAGCCGGATGCCGCCTATGCGGCCAATGCCCTGGGGCCGGCCTACCTGGCCGAGGGCTGCGAGCGCTGTGGGGCCACCCTGGTGCAGATCAGCACCAACGAGGTCTTCGCCGGCGAGCCGGGCCGCTTCTACCGGGAGTATGACCTGCCCGCGCCGGCCAGCGTCTACGCCCGCAGCAAGCACGCCGGGGAAGTGGCCGCCAGCCGCCTGTTGCGACGGCTCTACATCGTGCGGGTGGCGTGGCTCTTTGGCCCCGGCGGCAACAACTTCCCCACCAAAATCGCGGCCGCGGCCGACCGGGCAGCCCGAGAGGGAGGCACCCTACGGCTGGTCGCCGACGAGTTTGGCAACCCTACCTACGCCCCCGACGTGGCCCAGGCCACCATGCAGCTGGTGGAAAGCGGCCATTATGGCATCTACCACCTGGTGAACGAAGGGTGCGCCAGCCGCCTGGAATTTGCCCGGGCGGTCCTGGAGGGCAGTGGACGGGGACAGGTCCCCTTTACGCCCATTTCCGCCGAGGAGTGGCCCCGCCCGGCCCCGCCCCCCCGCCACGCGGTGCTGGTCAACCAGGCCGCGGCCGCGCTGGGCATCCGTCTGCGGCCGTGGCAGGAGGCCCTGGCCGCGTACCTGCAGGTGGAACCGAATCTGCAACCGAGGAGCACACGCGAAGCAACGCCATGA
- a CDS encoding protein-L-isoaspartate(D-aspartate) O-methyltransferase codes for MSTNPDATSDDFPWARDWPEITDPRVRAAFARVPREEFVDPALRKWADRDAPLPIGEGQTISQPFVVALMTQALQLQPGHKVLEIGTGSGFQTAILCELTATPEGVPGETVYSIERFPSLAARAREVLHRLGYRPHLAVGDGAAGWPEAAPFDAIIVTAAAAYLPRPLWEQLADGGRMVIPLGARYEQTLWLLRKEGERMHRQWLGPVRFVPLVSPILRDPAMRVEMSNG; via the coding sequence ATGAGCACCAACCCAGACGCAACGTCGGACGATTTCCCGTGGGCCAGGGATTGGCCCGAAATTACCGACCCGCGCGTGCGCGCCGCCTTTGCCAGGGTGCCCCGGGAGGAATTCGTGGACCCGGCGTTGCGCAAATGGGCGGATCGGGATGCACCGTTGCCCATCGGCGAAGGCCAGACCATCAGTCAGCCCTTCGTGGTGGCCCTGATGACCCAGGCCCTTCAGCTTCAGCCTGGCCACAAGGTGCTGGAGATCGGTACCGGCTCCGGCTTCCAGACGGCCATCCTCTGCGAGCTGACGGCCACGCCGGAGGGAGTTCCGGGGGAAACGGTCTACTCCATCGAGCGCTTTCCCTCCCTGGCTGCCCGGGCGCGGGAAGTGCTCCATCGCCTTGGCTATCGCCCCCACCTGGCCGTGGGGGACGGCGCGGCCGGCTGGCCGGAGGCCGCCCCCTTCGACGCCATCATCGTTACCGCTGCTGCGGCCTACCTGCCCCGCCCCCTGTGGGAGCAATTGGCCGATGGCGGCCGCATGGTCATCCCCTTGGGTGCCCGATATGAACAGACCCTCTGGCTCCTGCGCAAGGAAGGGGAACGGATGCACCGCCAGTGGCTGGGACCGGTCCGGTTCGTGCCCCTGGTCTCCCCTATCCTGCGGGACCCGGCCATGCGGGTGGAAATGAGTAATGGATAA
- a CDS encoding NAD-dependent epimerase/dehydratase family protein translates to MGMQAGDTVLVTGATGYIGGRLAERLVTEEGVHVRGLVRNPAKAAELARRGIEVVPGDITDPASLQGAMAGCQVVFHAAAWVSEAGSRDEVWAVNVQGTQNVVDAALAAGVQRLVHVSSCAVYGSLQQFDIDEETPPRRTGNLYADSKVEAEEVVFRAWQEQGLAVVVARPSQVYGLGSPQFTLRPLEAIRSGKMLLIDGGRHLCKPIYIDNLVDGLICCAKVEAAVGQAFNFTDGPPVPWREFFGAYARMLGVERLPAAPYPVAWLAAALFELQAAVRGRKASLNRRVVKALRSNNSFSNRKARTVLGWEPRVDLAEGMRRTEAWLRANGYLEKKRP, encoded by the coding sequence ATGGGGATGCAGGCGGGAGACACGGTGCTGGTGACCGGCGCCACCGGCTACATCGGCGGGCGCCTGGCGGAACGGCTGGTGACCGAAGAGGGGGTGCACGTCCGTGGGCTGGTGCGCAACCCGGCCAAGGCCGCTGAGCTGGCCCGGCGGGGCATCGAGGTGGTCCCCGGCGACATCACCGATCCGGCCTCCCTGCAGGGAGCCATGGCGGGCTGTCAGGTGGTCTTCCACGCGGCGGCCTGGGTGAGCGAAGCCGGCAGCCGGGACGAGGTTTGGGCCGTCAACGTTCAGGGCACCCAGAACGTGGTAGACGCCGCCCTGGCTGCGGGCGTTCAGCGGCTGGTCCATGTCAGCTCCTGTGCGGTCTACGGTTCCCTGCAGCAGTTCGACATCGACGAAGAAACGCCGCCCCGGCGCACCGGCAACCTCTATGCGGACTCCAAAGTGGAGGCAGAGGAGGTGGTCTTCCGGGCGTGGCAGGAGCAGGGTCTGGCGGTGGTGGTGGCCAGGCCTTCCCAGGTGTACGGGCTGGGTTCGCCCCAGTTCACTTTACGCCCGCTGGAGGCTATCCGCAGCGGGAAGATGCTCCTCATCGACGGGGGCCGACACCTGTGCAAGCCCATCTACATCGACAACCTGGTGGACGGCCTCATCTGCTGTGCAAAGGTGGAGGCCGCCGTAGGCCAGGCCTTCAACTTCACCGATGGCCCGCCCGTCCCCTGGCGGGAATTTTTCGGTGCCTATGCCCGCATGCTGGGCGTGGAGCGGCTCCCTGCCGCCCCCTATCCGGTGGCCTGGCTGGCTGCGGCCCTTTTTGAGCTTCAGGCGGCCGTGCGGGGACGGAAGGCCAGCCTGAACCGGCGGGTGGTCAAGGCGCTGCGCAGCAACAACAGCTTCAGCAACCGCAAAGCCCGCACGGTGTTGGGCTGGGAGCCCAGGGTGGATCTGGCCGAGGGCATGCGCCGGACCGAAGCCTGGCTGCGGGCCAATGGCTATCTGGAGAAGAAGCGGCCGTAG